A region of Arabidopsis thaliana chromosome 5, partial sequence DNA encodes the following proteins:
- the IAMT1 gene encoding IAA carboxylmethyltransferase 1 (IAA carboxylmethyltransferase 1 (IAMT1); CONTAINS InterPro DOMAIN/s: SAM dependent carboxyl methyltransferase (InterPro:IPR005299); BEST Arabidopsis thaliana protein match is: gibberellic acid methyltransferase 2 (TAIR:AT5G56300.1); Has 1807 Blast hits to 1807 proteins in 277 species: Archae - 0; Bacteria - 0; Metazoa - 736; Fungi - 347; Plants - 385; Viruses - 0; Other Eukaryotes - 339 (source: NCBI BLink).) has product MGSKGDNVAVCNMKLERLLSMKGGKGQDSYANNSQAQAMHARSMLHLLEETLENVHLNSSASPPPFTAVDLGCSSGANTVHIIDFIVKHISKRFDAAGIDPPEFTAFFSDLPSNDFNTLFQLLPPLVSNTCMEECLAADGNRSYFVAGVPGSFYRRLFPARTIDFFHSAFSLHWLSQVPESVTDRRSAAYNRGRVFIHGAGEKTTTAYKRQFQADLAEFLRARAAEVKRGGAMFLVCLGRTSVDPTDQGGAGLLFGTHFQDAWDDLVREGLVAAEKRDGFNIPVYAPSLQDFKEVVDANGSFAIDKLVVYKGGSPLVVNEPDDASEVGRAFASSCRSVAGVLVEAHIGEELSNKLFSRVESRATSHAKDVLVNLQFFHIVASLSFT; this is encoded by the exons atgggTTCTAAGGGAGACAACGTTGCTGTATGTAACATGAAGCTCGAGAGACTTCTCAGCATGAAAGGTGGCAAAGGACAAGACAGCTACGCCAATAACTCTCAAGCTCAG GCAATGCATGCACGGTCCATGCTTCACCTCCTAGAGGAAACACTTGAAAATGTTCACCTCAACTCCTCCGCCAGTCCGCCACCGTTCACGGCGGTTGATCTTGGCTGTTCCTCCGGCGCAAATACTGTCCACATAATCGATTTCATAGTCAAACATATCTCTAAGAGGTTTGATGCTGCCGGAATCGACCCTCCGGAGTTCACAgctttcttctccgatctcCCAAGCAACGACTTCAACACGCTTTTCCAGCTTCTTCCACCACTTGTCTCTAACACTTGCATGGAGGAGTGTCTTGCTGCCGACGGGAACCGCTCCTACTTCGTTGCTGGTGTTCCCGGATCGTTTTACCGGCGACTTTTTCCAGCGAGAACCATTGACTTTTTCCACTCTGCCTTCTCCTTGCATTGGCTCTCTCAG GTGCCGGAAAGTGTGACGGATAGGAGATCGGCGGCGTACAATAGAGGGAGAGTTTTCATACACGGTGCCGGAGAGAAGACAACAACGGCATACAAACGGCAGTTTCAGGCCGACTTAGCGGAGTTTTTGAGGGCAAGAGCGGCGGAGGTTAAGAGAGGTGGGGCCATGTTCCTGGTCTGTCTTGGTCGTACCTCTGTGGATCCCACCGACCAGGGTGGTGCCGGTCTACTCTTCGGCACTCATTTTCAGGACGCTTGGGACGACCTTGTCCGCGAG ggTTTGGTAGCAGCAGAGAAACGAGATGGATTCAATATCCCGGTGTACGCACCAAGCTTGCAAGATTTCAAGGAAGTAGTTGACGCCAACGGCTCATTTGCAATTGATAAGCTGGTAGTATACAAAGGAGGGAGTCCACTTGTGGTGAATGAGCCAGACGATGCATCAGAAGTTGGTCGTGCCTTTGCTAGTAGTTGTCGGAGTGTGGCCGGAGTGCTCGTGGAAGCTCACATAGGCGAAGAGCTAAGCAATAAACTGTTCTCACGAGTTGAAAGCCGAGCCACTAGCCATGCCAAAGATGTCTTGGTGAATTTGCAGTTCTTCCACATTGTCGCTTCTTTGTCTTTTACTTAA
- the IAMT1 gene encoding IAA carboxylmethyltransferase 1 (IAA carboxylmethyltransferase 1 (IAMT1); CONTAINS InterPro DOMAIN/s: SAM dependent carboxyl methyltransferase (InterPro:IPR005299); BEST Arabidopsis thaliana protein match is: gibberellic acid methyltransferase 2 (TAIR:AT5G56300.1); Has 921 Blast hits to 905 proteins in 124 species: Archae - 0; Bacteria - 69; Metazoa - 9; Fungi - 5; Plants - 719; Viruses - 0; Other Eukaryotes - 119 (source: NCBI BLink).) has protein sequence MHARSMLHLLEETLENVHLNSSASPPPFTAVDLGCSSGANTVHIIDFIVKHISKRFDAAGIDPPEFTAFFSDLPSNDFNTLFQLLPPLVSNTCMEECLAADGNRSYFVAGVPGSFYRRLFPARTIDFFHSAFSLHWLSQVPESVTDRRSAAYNRGRVFIHGAGEKTTTAYKRQFQADLAEFLRARAAEVKRGGAMFLVCLGRTSVDPTDQGGAGLLFGTHFQDAWDDLVREGLVAAEKRDGFNIPVYAPSLQDFKEVVDANGSFAIDKLVVYKGGSPLVVNEPDDASEVGRAFASSCRSVAGVLVEAHIGEELSNKLFSRVESRATSHAKDVLVNLQFFHIVASLSFT, from the exons ATGCATGCACGGTCCATGCTTCACCTCCTAGAGGAAACACTTGAAAATGTTCACCTCAACTCCTCCGCCAGTCCGCCACCGTTCACGGCGGTTGATCTTGGCTGTTCCTCCGGCGCAAATACTGTCCACATAATCGATTTCATAGTCAAACATATCTCTAAGAGGTTTGATGCTGCCGGAATCGACCCTCCGGAGTTCACAgctttcttctccgatctcCCAAGCAACGACTTCAACACGCTTTTCCAGCTTCTTCCACCACTTGTCTCTAACACTTGCATGGAGGAGTGTCTTGCTGCCGACGGGAACCGCTCCTACTTCGTTGCTGGTGTTCCCGGATCGTTTTACCGGCGACTTTTTCCAGCGAGAACCATTGACTTTTTCCACTCTGCCTTCTCCTTGCATTGGCTCTCTCAG GTGCCGGAAAGTGTGACGGATAGGAGATCGGCGGCGTACAATAGAGGGAGAGTTTTCATACACGGTGCCGGAGAGAAGACAACAACGGCATACAAACGGCAGTTTCAGGCCGACTTAGCGGAGTTTTTGAGGGCAAGAGCGGCGGAGGTTAAGAGAGGTGGGGCCATGTTCCTGGTCTGTCTTGGTCGTACCTCTGTGGATCCCACCGACCAGGGTGGTGCCGGTCTACTCTTCGGCACTCATTTTCAGGACGCTTGGGACGACCTTGTCCGCGAG ggTTTGGTAGCAGCAGAGAAACGAGATGGATTCAATATCCCGGTGTACGCACCAAGCTTGCAAGATTTCAAGGAAGTAGTTGACGCCAACGGCTCATTTGCAATTGATAAGCTGGTAGTATACAAAGGAGGGAGTCCACTTGTGGTGAATGAGCCAGACGATGCATCAGAAGTTGGTCGTGCCTTTGCTAGTAGTTGTCGGAGTGTGGCCGGAGTGCTCGTGGAAGCTCACATAGGCGAAGAGCTAAGCAATAAACTGTTCTCACGAGTTGAAAGCCGAGCCACTAGCCATGCCAAAGATGTCTTGGTGAATTTGCAGTTCTTCCACATTGTCGCTTCTTTGTCTTTTACTTAA